Within the Arthrobacter caoxuetaonis genome, the region CGGCGATGTCTTCACCATCACCGTTGAGGACGTGCCCGGCACCGCCGAGCTTTGCTCCACTACGTACAAGGGCCTTCCGGGTGACGTGAACGTTGGTGACATCCTGCTGATTGACGACGGCAAGGTCGCGCTGCGCGCCACGTCGGTGGACGACAAGCAGGTGGTCACCGAGGTGACCGTTCCCGGACCGGTGTCCAACAACAAGGGCATCAACCTGCCCGGCGTGGCAGTCAACGTGCCCGCCATGAGCGAGAAGGACGAGGCAGACCTCCGCTGGGCGATCCGCCGCGGCGTGGATATGGTTGCGCTCTCCTTCGTCCGCAATGCAGCCGACGTGGTGCGGGTCCACGAGATCATGGATGAAGAAGGCCGGCGCGTTCCGGTTATCGCCAAAATCGAGAAGCCGCAGGCCGTCGCGGCGATCGAAGAGATCATCGACGCCTTTGATGCCATCATGGTCGCCCGCGGGGACCTCGGCGTCGAGCTGCCGCTGGAAGATGTTCCGATGGTCCAGAAGAACGCCATTGAGCTGGCCCGGCGCTGGGCCAAGCCCGTGATCGTGGCGACCCAGGTCCTGGAATCCATGATCGAAAGCCCGCGGCCGACCCGCGCCGAGGCTTCCGACTGCGCCAACGCAGTGCTGGACGGCGCGGACGCCGTCATGCTCTCGGGCGAAACCTCCGTGGGTAAGTACCCGATCGACACGGTCAAGACGATGGCACGGATCATCGAATCCACCGAAGAGCACGGCCTGAACCGTGTCCCCCCGCTGGGCAGCAAGCCGCGCACCCGGGGCGGTGCAATCACGCGCGCCGCAGTGGAAATCGCCGACCAGCTGGACGCCGCATGCATCTGCACGTTCACCCAGTCCGGCGACTCGGCGCGCCGGCTTTCCCGCCTGCGGCCGAAGAAGCCGGTGTTTGCCTTCACCCCGGTGGAATCCACCCTGAACTACATGTCGCTGTTCTGGGGAATCCGCCCGCTGCTGGTCGAATTCGCCGAACACACCGACACGATGACCGCGCAGGTGGACCGCAAGCTGCTGGAGAACGGAATCGTGGAGGAGGACGCCATGGTGGTTATTGCTGCCGGATCGCCTCCCGGACAGGCCGGCTCCACCAACCTGCTGAAGGTCCACCGCGTTGGTGACGCTGCGGATGCCGGTGAAAGCCGCCGCCGCGAGAAGGAAAAGGTCGGCCCCTGGCCGGTCAAGGAAGCCAACAAGGGCAAGGCCAAGCCCATCTAGGCGCCAGGCCCACGCAAAAGTCCCCGTCCGGAATCTTCCGGACGGGGACTTTTGCGTTGCCGCTTTGGCCTTAGTTGACCTGGTTGATGATGGTCTCAGCAACCTCGCGCATGCTGAGGCGGCGGTCCATGGAGGTTTTCTGGATCCAGCGGAAGGCTTCCGGTTCGGTCAGCCCCATCTTGGTGGTGAGCAGGCTCTTGGCCCGTTCCACGAGCTTGCGGGTGGCAAACTGTTCCTTGAGGTCGGTGACCTCATCCTCCAGCGCCTTGATTTCCTCATGCCGGGAGAGGGCGATCTCGATGGCGGGAATCAGGTCCGCAGGGGTGAAGGGCTTGACCACGTAGGCCATGGCACCGGCCTCACGCGCCCGCTCCACCAGTTCCTTCTGGCTGAACGCCGTGAGCAGCACAACGGGCGCGATGCGGGCCTTGACGATGGCCTCAGCAGCGGTGATGCCGTCCATGACGGGCATCTTCACGTCCATGAGCACCAGGTCCGGCTTGAGCTCGTTGGCCATCTGCACGGCCTTCTCGCCGTTGTCTGCCTCGC harbors:
- the pyk gene encoding pyruvate kinase; this translates as MRRAKIVATFGPAIASYENTVAVLRAGVDVARMNMSHGDHSVHNTTYENVRRASAELGKPVGIFADLQGPKIRLGRFTDGPHFLNRGDVFTITVEDVPGTAELCSTTYKGLPGDVNVGDILLIDDGKVALRATSVDDKQVVTEVTVPGPVSNNKGINLPGVAVNVPAMSEKDEADLRWAIRRGVDMVALSFVRNAADVVRVHEIMDEEGRRVPVIAKIEKPQAVAAIEEIIDAFDAIMVARGDLGVELPLEDVPMVQKNAIELARRWAKPVIVATQVLESMIESPRPTRAEASDCANAVLDGADAVMLSGETSVGKYPIDTVKTMARIIESTEEHGLNRVPPLGSKPRTRGGAITRAAVEIADQLDAACICTFTQSGDSARRLSRLRPKKPVFAFTPVESTLNYMSLFWGIRPLLVEFAEHTDTMTAQVDRKLLENGIVEEDAMVVIAAGSPPGQAGSTNLLKVHRVGDAADAGESRRREKEKVGPWPVKEANKGKAKPI
- a CDS encoding ANTAR domain-containing response regulator produces the protein MSESSEPVPSNTPARRVLVAEDETLIRLDIVEILTGEGYDVVGEADNGEKAVQMANELKPDLVLMDVKMPVMDGITAAEAIVKARIAPVVLLTAFSQKELVERAREAGAMAYVVKPFTPADLIPAIEIALSRHEEIKALEDEVTDLKEQFATRKLVERAKSLLTTKMGLTEPEAFRWIQKTSMDRRLSMREVAETIINQVN